One genomic segment of Euwallacea fornicatus isolate EFF26 chromosome 18, ASM4011564v1, whole genome shotgun sequence includes these proteins:
- the nwk gene encoding protein nervous wreck isoform X4, whose translation MSKSGNYVKFLKNLHSEQLNKLVMKNQHECDLLEDIRSFTIKRSAIEKSYSEALLKISSAYLNKKIPNIPDIKLEGGDEKWNMWNVWRTVLEENEKLARARLAAVEVFQQQIADDAKILKAHKMQMAKKVVDQIALVQKEVQTCVLDVDKTKKLYFDEEHSAHDVRDKARDIEEKLKKKKGSFFQSITSLQKNSQKFSTKRDQLEEKSTGARNDYLLCLAAANAHQTRYFVIDLQLGMTTMESGVYDKVAEYLTLMGRTELLTCKAMENSFGTIRDQAKQLTREYNLQCCYLYYPVLKQHIQYEFEPCDDDPLDRITADQETAAATLSKEARRWATKIARENNNIKENVRKLQLFNAMRETGQKTDPNDPNGPDLETKIDETKQNIRRAETSKAKAEARIECLRKGGVNVDEWLQEAESLNVQDIQRSASSLSDHPSSDSFYDSDFADGEQVTAPIESVKVEMEQEENQQDQFESQEVDGEWAVLEQERQRIEQLTAGWDDPTQVDWGAETEEASVVVTDGYDTGSAPSSGPLLKCTALYTYTAQNPDELTIVENEQLEVVGEGDGDGWLRARNYRGEEGYVPHNYLDIEREQTATTPGLQAQISFSSVDYTVDNEEENQPQTETTQSPEQISVISMPIQKTTSGSDAPISYCIALYDYDGEGGEELTFEEGQIIKILSKCAHSIDDGWWQGELEGAIGNFPSLVVEECDEYGEPLTNQWDETPPPSAPPVFTPPEIPDFLREPADENFEYLQSVDHPQQPAPVLNLNETDEKMPQMVSPKTTASTNKEFSMELTKNQHNQYGSQFQGTKPTIPAIGIPSLEISDEDGNEILESDDKDGADSLGVAQIVITAATPMMEEPEQPFPPPEDEEVVMVNHQNDVIEEETEEDIEAENGGEDARGTRKCKENPIENTSKDPDSEPIIEEVDDLAKEQETVIHKDCDIEVEEIEETDPPADSTSGQLVISSSTGSDGETTGPSTAENSVSQAPLPIDPDTPKQVVGGRASIPDELEPHQLARLQDLKESNA comes from the exons ATGAGTAAATCG ggAAACTATGTGAAGTTCCTGAAAAACCTCCACTCGGAACAACTCAACAAATTGGTAATGAAGAATCAACACGAATGTGATCTTTTGGAAGACATCAGATCGTTTACCATCAAGAGATCCGCAATAGAGAAATCGTATTCTGAG gccttactgaagatctcatcagcttacctaaacaaaaaaattccaaacattCCAGATATAAAGCTAGAAGGAGGAGACGAGAAATg GAACATGTGGAATGTGTGGCGAACTGTGTTGGAAGAAAATGAGAAGTTGGCCCGAGCCCGGTTAGCTGCAGTCGAAGTATTTCAGCAGCAAATTGCAGATGATGCAAAGATTTTAAAAGCCCATAAGATGCAAATGGCTAAAAAG GTAGTAGATCAAATCGCACTGGTACAAAAAGAGGTGCAAACTTGCGTGTTGGACGTGGACAAGACCAAGAAACTCTATTTTGATGAGGAGCATAGCGCTCACGACGTGAGAGACAAGGCTAGGGATATCGAAGAAAA attaaagaagaaaaaagggTCGTTTTTCCAGTCCATCACATCTCTCCAGAAAAACAGCCAGAAGTTCTCCACTAAAAGGGATCAGTTAGAGGAAAAATCCACAGGTGCCAGAAACGATTATCTCCTTTGCCTCGCAGCTGCTAATGCCCACCAAACTAG ATACTTCGTAATTGACTTACAATTGGGCATGACTACGATGGAGAGTGGAGTGTACGATAAAGTAGCTGAATATCTAACTTTAATGG GTAGAACTGAATTGCTCACTTGCAAGGCAATGGAGAATTCATTCGGCACCATAAGGGATCAGGCCAAGCAACTGACCAGAGAATACAACTTGCAATGCTGTTACCTCTATTATCCCGTGTTAAAGCAGCATATTCAATACGAATTTGAG CCGTGCGACGACGACCCGTTAGATCGAATAACTGCGGACCAGGAAACTGCAGCTGCAACTCTCAGCAAAGAAGCCCGCAGGTGGGCTACTAAAATTGCCAGGGAAAACAACAACATTAAAGAAAACGTGAGGAAATTGCAGCTGTTTAATGCCATGAGAGAAACTGGTCAAAAG ACTGATCCGAATGACCCCAATGGTCCAGACCTGGAAACCAAGATAGATGAAACCAAGCAAAACATTAGAAGAGCAGAAACTTCAAAAGCGAAAGCTGAGGCCAGAATTGAGTGTCTCAGAAAAGGAGGAGTGAATGTCGATGAGTGGCTGCAGGAGGCAGAATCGTTGAATGTGCAAGACATTCAGAGATCTGCAAGCTCGCTTTCA GATCATCCTAGTTCAGACTCCTTCTACGACAGCGATTTCGCAGATGGAGAACAAGTAACAGCCCCAATTGAGTCCGTCAAAGTGGAAATGGAACAGGAGGAAAACCAGCAGGACCAATTTGAAAGCCAAGAGGTGGACGGTGAGTGGG CGGTTCTGGAGCAGGAAAGACAGAGGATTGAGCAGCTAACTGCAGGGTGGGACGACCCCACTCAGGTGGATTGGGGAGCTGAGACCGAGGAAGCATCAGTCGTTGTTACGGATGGATATGACACGGGATCAGCACCTTCCAGTGGGCCTTTATTGAAGTGCACAGCCTTGTATACGTATACG GCACAAAATCCAGACGAACTGACCATAGTCGAAAACGAACAACTAGAGGTGGTGGGCGAGGGAGACGGTGACGGCTGGCTTAGAGCGAGGAATTACAGAGGAGAGGAGGGATATGTACCCCACAATTACCTAGATATAGAGAGGGAACAGACAGCCACCACTCCAGGCCTACAGGcacaaatttccttttcatcGGTAGACTACACGGTAGACAATGAAGAGGAGAATCAGCCGCAAACTGAGACCACTCAGTCACCAGAACAG ATTTCCGTGATATCAATGCCCATTCAAAAAACCACAAGTGGCAGTGATGCTCCTATATCTTACTGTATCGCTCTTTATGATTATGATGGCGAAGGAGGAGAAGAACTCACTTTCGAGGAGGGacagattattaaaatactcaGTAAATGTGCCCATAGTATAGACGATGGCTGGTGGCAAGGAGAGCTCGAAG GTGCGATAGGAAACTTTCCCTCCTTGGTGGTGGAAGAATGCGATGAATATGGAGAACCCTTGACGAATCAGTGGGACGAGACCCCGCCTCCATCCGCACCTCCAGTGTTCACTCCTCCGGAAATTCCGGATTTTCTAAGGGAGCCGGCTGATGAGAATTTCGAATACCTTCAATCT GTTGACCACCCTCAGCAGCCGGCTCCTGTTCTAAATCTTAATGAAACAGATGAGAAGATGCCTCAAATGGTCTCACCCAAAACTACAGCTAGTACAAATAAAGAGTTTTCAATGGAATTGACTAAAAATCAGCACAACCAGTATGGGTCGCAGTTCCAGGGGACTAAGCCCACGATTCCTG CCATTGGAATCCCAAGTTTAGAAATAAGTGATGAG GATGGCAATGAAATTCTCGAGTCAGACGATAAAGACGGTGCCGACTCGCTAGGTGTGGCTCAAATTGTGATCACAGCGGCAACACCCATGATGGAAGAACCCGAACAACCGTTTCCACCTCCCGAAGACGAGGAAGTTGTAATGGTGAACCACCAAAACGACGTTATAGAGGAGGAAACCGAGGAAGACATTGAGGCGGAGAATGGAGGCGAAGACGCTAGAGGTACTAGGAAATGTAAAG AAAACCCCATTGAGAATACTTCTAAAGACCCAGATTCTGAGCCTATAATCGAAGAAGTGGACGATTTGGCTAAAGAGCAAGAAACAGTTATACATAAGGATTGTGATATAGAGGTAGAGGAAATTGAGGAGACAGATCCACCTGCCGATTCGACTTCGGGACAGCTGGTCATTAGTAGTAGTACTGGCAGCGATG GGGAAACAACGGGACCTAGCACTGCAGAAAACTCCGTAAGCCAAGCGCCCTTGCCGATCGACCCCGATACCCCCAAACAAGTGGTGGGGGGTCGAGCTAGCATACCGGACGAACTGGAGCCCCATCAATTGGCCAGACTGCAAGATTTAAAGGAGTCAAATGCCTAA